Genomic segment of Thunnus thynnus chromosome 21, fThuThy2.1, whole genome shotgun sequence:
CACAGATTTGGAGGCCAGATTGAACACTGCTGAAAATgtggtggaggagctcaagagGGAGAACACCGGtaagctgcaaaacacacagctgccagTTCATTAGGTACACATACAGGTATTTTAAGTTCAAGTGATGTAGTTTACctcctttacaataaaaatgataaatgtgttcacagtgttGGAGGCCAGAATGAACACCTGTGAAAAAgtggtggaggagctcaagagGGAGAACTCcggtaaaaaaaagaaaagaaaatatgagtAAAAATGGCATTTTATGTTAGAGAACATGTTGTTGATTCAAACTATCAGATGTGAAGTCCAAAAGTGATGAAAAAGGAGTAACAAGATTTATTTGGAGGAAACAAGTTTAACATACTAATAACATTTTACATGTGGatgttaattttaatttatttccccTCTAAcgcagatttttttaaaattcagattTGAAGTCCAGATTGAACACTGCTGAAAACAtggtggaggagctcaagagGGAGAACACCGGtaagctgcaaaacacacagctgccagtttatttgatacacatacatgtattttaagttcCAGTTATGTAGTTTACctcctttacaataaaaatgatgaatgggTTTACAGTGTTGGAGGCCAGAATGAGCTCCAATGAAAATGAAGTGGAGGAGCTCaagagagagaatgcaggtgAGCTGCttatatcattattaaaaagtcaaaatgtcatattATGGTAGCAGTGAGAATGGCAACGGTAAATCGAGGGTCATCCTCTGTGCAGCAGGATGCAGAGTGATAAATGAGGCAGAAGTGACATTTTGCAGCTGTTACTGATGTGAGAGGAAAATAttctctctatgtgtgtcttccacattcacacagaacGACCAAAGGTGGCGTTTTCTGTCGGCCTTACTGACGCAGGACGTGTTGGACCCTTCAATACTGACATCACACTTCAGTTCAGTAAAATTTTCACCAACATTGGCCAGGCTTATAGCCCAACTACAGGTACATATACCTCTCTCACCTACTCACACTggttttatttgaattattacaCAATCTTATAGATTTATGATCCAACTTATCATTTTTTTTGGAATTGCCTTTTTATGGATAACTTTTATTGAATCCTTAGTAGTCCAAGAGGGGAATATCTCTCATGAAATTGTCTatcttgccttttttttttttttttttttttttttttttttacattttttcctcttttgtatTTCTTGTCTTCTTAGTAGGCTAGTTCTGAGTTGGAAGCTCTTATAAAGCTCTTTCAGATAAAGTATGTTATACTGGGATATACATGATGCCATTTTGGTGAAGGGACTTTCTCTTTTACATAGTTTGCACATGTATTATgtagatatttttatttcatttggcAGTCTTTTTCTATTCTAATGGGTTCTTCTGTGAAAGCTTTGATAGTTCTCACTTATATTTGGTTcggtttgtgttttcactgaatTGACTCCTTGATTAGATTTCTAACACAGTCTAACATAACAGATTTGGCAACAAATTCCCAGAGTCAGACACACACCCATAGAGCCtgacaaaatcaattaaaagacTGAATTCCTCCTTTGTTGCAGGTGTCTTTACAGCCCCAGTCAGAGGAGCCTACTACTTCAGATTCAAAGGGTTTGAAGTAGAGTCTTCAAATTGGATAGGTATTAAACTGTATCACAATGACAAGAAGATTACTGGGTCTTACGATGCAAATGATAACATTGGTAATGTCATGGTGTCTAGTGGATTTGTTCTTCAACTGGAAAAGGGAGATATGATCTACCTGGTTCTCCCCTCAACCTACGTTGTTTGGGATAATGGCAATAATCATagcacttttagtggattcCTACTTTTTGCTATGTGAGGTCTGCTGTAAAAACACCCACAATTGACTGCATGAAGTTTCAACATTAcactattaaaaatattaaatccaAATAAtccgtttgtgtgtgtgtgtttttgtctggttACATGAACAAGACACAGGATGAAAAAATTCTCTACTGACAATATCAAACAACCTctccacagtttaaaaaacaagtaatactctggtgttttctttttaagaaaaataataagtaTAATCATGATAATAAACCAAACCCATCCTTCAAAACTTGCCTGAAATGCATCCAAACCCAAACAGATCACACCCTCCGCTTATTTAGGAGGAGCTCaagagagagaatgcaggtgAGCTGCTTAAATCATTATTGAAAGTCAAAATGCTGCTATCAGCATCAAACTGACTGCAGTGTCACTATATTGTGTGGTTGAAAAGCAGTATGtcagtgaggaaaatattttacaaacaaaagaTGCAGTTACATTTCTCAGAGACTGCACATCAGTGGTGTTTTCAATATGCACGtctttcacattcacacagaccgACAAAGGGTGGCGTTTTCAGTCGACTTACTGATGCAGGATCAGTTGGACTGTTTGATACTCTAACCACACTTAAGTTCAGTAAAGTCTTCACCAATATCGGCCAGGCCTACGACCCAACTACAGGTATTCAGCTCttttatattcagttttcagTACTGATGTGGGGAGAAGTTCTGACCCCTCACTGATTTTCTCCTCTGATGCAGGTATCTTCACAGCCCCAGTCAGAGGAGCCTACTACTTCAGATTCACCTTGTGGGACGACCGTACTTCAgcttcatttggtgttttatcTTTATCACAATGACAATAGAGTGATGTATAGTTCAGACTACAATGACAGCATCAGCTATGTCACTGTGTCTAATGATCTAATTCTTCAACTAGAAAAGGGGGATGTTATCTACATGATTCTCTGGTCAGACTACATTATTGCAGATGAGAGCAGCAATCATACCACCTTTGATGgttttctgcttttccctcTGTGAGTACGGTTGTAAAGTACCCACAGTTAATTTTAAACAGTTTCAACATTactctgttaaaaaaatataagcaTATATATAATCCAAATAactctttgtctgtgtttttgtctggttAGATGAACAAGACTCTACAAGTCATAGAACATTCTcacctaaaatataaaaaaaacatttgcacattttataaAGATGTTAAATTTAACTGTTTAACCCATGTTAGTGAATGACCACAACTCCTACAGTGACACTCTGTGGATCCGTCTTTGCTCCTCAGAGCTTAAAATAGTGCAGTAGAGTCTTTACATATTTGGATAgtacatgttttttgttgtgttggctTTGCTCTGCAGCACAATTTGCAATAAATACTTAAACAACACATGTTAATACACATCAGATGAACCCTGACCCAGTTGTAGCCCTTTACAACCTGAGTCTgggaaacaaacatacacacttttGAAAGATCAAAGACTGAAATTGCTCTTATCAACTGTTTAGTTCTCATGATCCTTCAACattaactgtagtttttaaaggATTCACTACTAATGATTTTAAAGAACATCATTCTAACTAGTTGTTTGCTTTAAACTCAGTTCAGTGTTCAAGGAtctttggtgttatttttgaatTTGTTATCAGACACCTGTTTCATTCTCATACAGCAATTCAGTGACCTTTATGTGTATATAAAGACAGGAACTGAGTGAGACGTGTCAGACTGCATCGTGCTGTCTAAAGAGGTCCAGGAACTTGCACAGATAGACCTCAAAGGGGGTTTGAGGACCTGCATTTTTGCCCTCCTAGAGAGAAAGTGCTTCTTTTCAGGGGTGTTTTGAGTGAGACGTGTCAGACTGAATCTTGCTGTCTAAAGAGGTGATATTTCATAATGAGGAGTGCTGCAGCTTTTCTGGtgttgctgctctgtctgtacTGGACAAGGGCTCAGGGTGAGAGTGGAGGGGTGACAGAGAATGATGTCACTCAGCAGGGCCGTGCAGAGACCTTTAGAGGGGCAGttgctcaaagttaaaaaggggcacatggaacaagattttaaaaaaccaTATACACCAACATAATTTATAGCACAACCTGTTGAAGTATAGCAACTCATATTCAAGCAGAATgtaacatggaatcttacaacaaactgcatcatactatatcattgtcccccacctgatgaaacaAAGGTCCTGTCCTGTAAGGACCAAGGTTTTGTCATTGTAAGGGTTAATGAATGGCAGGATTAGCCAAAGGCttcaagtatttttgtctgAAGGACTCAGTTTCTAATGTTTGACTGAACgacatataaaacaatttgctttcaaaaacaaaaacccctgaatggtgaaaaggctgcttctttaaagacatttagcataaacatattgtttctaaacaaagaatatgCTTTTGATATGATGACAATCTCTGATCCAGACATAACATAAAGCTCTTCAAGTCCCATAAttacaaagaaattaaaaaacccaaaaaactacAAGACATACAACAACTGGGATGAAAAGGGGAGAATCTTTAAAGATTATAAAATACAGCTAAAAATAACAGAGAGGCAGAGTTCAAAAGTAGTGCAAGAGACAGTGAGACAAAACCAGCTGCTACAGTCttatcttaaaacaaactaaaccgCAAAAATTTTATAAATGCTTGGACTCCATTTGCTGTATTTCAGAACATGGTTGAAATACCTTATTggatgttttaattgtttttaaaatggagATGTCACTGAATAAAGACTCAACTTTGAAGGATtctttaatatacatttttccaaccaaaatgagaacaaaatgaaTTGTGATCATTCACCACTGGATGTTTTtctgatatatacagtacttttCTGCTACTTCTACTTCTAGTCAGCACATCTTCAAggtttaaaacaataagaaacatccaCTGAGCTGCgatgtgtcattttcagtttttccaaacATGCTTGTCATGTCAATGTGAAAATAGCCTcccaagtatttaaatatttacacagagaTTTTTTGCTGGTGTCTCAcctatttcaaccatttaacAGCTTGTGAAAACATCATGATAATAGAttgttgttgtgtagtgttactACCTGTATTAAAGGATCTGTTAGTCCTTTTATAGAAGGTTTCAAatttgtgctttgacttttgtttgttatgaTGTCCTTTActttacatttggataacagattatgcctttaaaaatatttaccagaacagtAATGTATCTATATACAGCTGTAAGTTTCTTaccagttttcctgctttgaatgtgttcatgtctctccatcacctgacacctgggctgcttctatgtgtttctctttcctccttaaactgTTCCTTTCTGTCTTGAATCAGTTGTgtcttctttactttctccttgtttttctttcaacacttttacatcctgcaattcttcctcacttctgtctcctctctcctgattctttcactcactctggaaatgtaaaaagcttccttttaaaagtctgacagagcatgaagcagaactttaacttgtatggtgttaattacagtaattgtggacaaacaaTACATCAGCAGTAaagctatccaaactatcaagctaacgttacattaacattactgtaaagtaaataacattaatattattatatactgcCCCCTGCACCTACCACAGACAGAGATTCAGACAGAGGTTCAGTCTGAGATCCTGGGTGTCCCATGTAACTTTTATATCAGCTTTAtggtggatatactgtatatttccattttttgttttttaatttgaccAGAGACTATCAGCCATCAGCCATTTATGTATTTAGCAGAGACAAGTTCAACATGAGATTTTAAATCTGGCTGTTGATCAATTATTAATCTGCTTATTAATTTTGCCTTCTATTGCAGATCTTCTAGTTAGAGTAACAGCGTGTGAAAATAAGAGCACAGGTTGGCCTACATAGTGATCATGTAAAAAATTTGAAACCTGCTGACCATAAACATActtcataataatattaatgttaaatatgttcACATGTGTGCAACACATGTCTGAGTCTGGGAAAACCAAcccatacacacaaaaagatcagaGACTGAAATCCCACTTATCAACTGTTTAGTTCTGATGAGGATCTGATGATCATTCAACATTAAAGGTTCACAacttttctgtcttaaaacaacagtcatgtgtctatatgaacagtgaaagaggttttccttactgtaatcattcctcctgttcatactggatattaaaagatcctcttcaaatgtgctgtcaatgtaagtgatgggggccaaaagtcattttgtgcagaaatgcatttaaaagttgatgtgaagcttatatgaagcttcaacagtctgagttagtcatatcaagtggatatctgccacatttacattgtttttagcatcaaattccctctttgtgtttcctcacacagtgtttccctgttgagctatagtggaagtatagtaacaaaaagagggacttttgcactaaaagactgtaatgttgaaagagatctacttgatttgactcatttggacggctgaagcttcatattagcttcagataaacttttaaatatatttttgcacaaaagggggcttgtggattttggctcccatcaattacattataagtgcattttgaagggatcttctaatgttcagtatgaacaggaatatttcatgttcataaggacacctgactgttgttttaagagagacttgaaagattgtgaacccGTTCTTTAATGTTGTTATATTGAAGGAAAGA
This window contains:
- the LOC137173802 gene encoding uncharacterized protein; the protein is MRSAAAFLVLLLCLYWTKAQGESGGGTENDITQTDVQSEILGVKATSDQTNITPDIWAELKELRDMVIQHSVELRKMEKLEQENTDLEARLNTAENVVEELKRENTVLEARMNTCEKVVEELKRENSDLKSRLNTAENMVEELKRENTVLEARMSSNENEVEELKRENAERPKVAFSVGLTDAGRVGPFNTDITLQFSKIFTNIGQAYSPTTGVFTAPVRGAYYFRFKGFEVESSNWIGIKLYHNDKKITGSDYNDSISYVTVSNDLILQLEKGDVIYMILWSDYIIADESSNHTTFDGFLLFPL